ATCGAATACTCGGATAGGGCATTGATGCTAGGAGAGGCAAAGCTGAATGAATTTCTGGTTGGCCGAGGGCAAGGCACCGGCAATCTCGACACCGATGAATTGCGGTTGAATGAGACGGTTGAGGGTCGATGGGACGAGAAAACCAGATGGAAAGTACGTGCGACAAGAGTCGAGGACGGTGTCAGCGGTCCATCAAGAATGGCAATCCCAGTGCGAATTGACTTTGACATCTACTGGAGGCGCGAAGATGGCTGGAATGAAGGGAAGCTTTCACTAGAGACGATGCAAATTTGGCGAGACGCTCCTGCAAGTGGGGGTAAATGAATTCAATGTTACGAAAGCCCTGTGTGCATAGGACTGTTGTTGCTACAGCGGGATTCACCCTGATCGAGCTGTTGGTATCGATTACTGTAGTAGGAATGCTCTCGACTTCCATGGTGATGGCATGGCGAGTTGCAGCTTCCGCATTCGAGAAAGTTTCAAAACTTCTGGAACAGGATCACCGAGCAGGAGCAGTACAACAACTAATTGAAGGGCAGATCGGCGACATGGTACCTGTTCGCCCTTGGCTAATATACGGGCGTCCAGAGGTTTTTTTTCAAGGAGAGCGGAACTATATGCGATTTGTCTCTCGCTATTCATTAGGAGGCCGGACGAGAGGTTGGTTGGTATTAGCTGAGTACCAACTTGTTGAGAAAAATGGCATTACGAAGTTACTATTTCAAGAAACTCCTATTAAGTCATTGGAAGGTCTTTCGCAAGTGGTTGAGGTGGAGAGCGTCAAATCTTCAGGTCAGGCAATCCATTTCAAGCCGATTGGTGGGGATAGTCAGGCCGGGTTGGATAAACAGAATTCACCTAACCGCGGATGGCAATTGCTTATCGATAACCTCGACAATTCCCGGCTGGAATACTTTGTAGTGGAAAATAATTTGCAGGCAGGCAGATGGATAGATACGTGGACAAGCGGAGGAGACTCGCTTCCTCGCGGTGTGGCAATTCGACTGGGAACTCATGGGGCCGGGGCAGGAATGCTGTTAAAGCCTGTGGTCGCAATGGTCCAAAATTATGAGCGAACCGTGGCGAGGCTCCCATTGTTTTTATACTGATTCGGAATTATCGAACCGCTTTCGAGAGCTATTAATATGGCACAAATGATGAAGAGCAGTTACAAATCTAAAAAACTCGACATGGACTTTTCCACCTCAGTTAGTCTTGGGTTTCGACAAAGAGGTGTTGTGCTGTTGGCTGTTCTCTGGTTGAGCGTGGCTCTAAGCTTGATGGCCTTGAGTACTGCAAGTATTGTTCGTACTGAAACTGTTAGCGTCAATAATAAACTCGATTCGCAGCGAGGGTACTACATGGCGCGAGGGGGAATCGAAGCGGCTATTTATGCGATCAGCAATCCGTTGTCGCTTCGAGTTGGAGAAACTAGAAGCCCCGCTCCAGACGAATATGTTCCGGGCCGTCGGTGGATGCATTTTGATTATCAGGGAGGTTCGACATTGGTTGAAATCATCCCAGAGAATGCGAAAATTGGTGCGAATCATGCCTCACTGGATCAGTTACAAGCACTATTCGAGAAATTGGGGCTACAGAGTGATGCGAGTGTGGAGTTGGCCGGAGCAATGGTGGAGTGGCGATCTCCGATCACGTCGACAGTCGAAACGCAATTAGATTTCTTCTATTCCACAGTTTCCCCGCCCTATCACGCTAAACATGCCATGATCGAAGATTTAGAGGAACTACTTGCCGTGAAGGGAATGACGCGCGATGTCTATTTTGGAAAATTATCGCAGATGTCCGACGGGACCTGGCAACGCCGGCCACCACTACCGGATTTGCTGACTACGGAGCCGAACCTGGGAGGGATTAATGTTAACTATGCGGCGGCTGAAGTAATGGCAACGATGCCCGGTTGGGACAATCAACTGGCTGACCAAGTTGTTTCTGCTCGAAGCGATGGAGTCATGGGGGCAAACCCATTTACCTCACTAGATGACCTGACTCGGCGAGTCCCTGCAGTGGCTACTGTTACTGCGACCTCTCCTATATATTTGAACAGTGGATCAGTCTTCACTCTTATTGCTACATCTCAACCAGATGGGACTAAAGTTAGGCGTACAGTTCGAGCAATAGTTAGGATTGAATCTTCTCTGCCATTGGGGTATCGGATTCAAGGGTGGTGGGAAGACTGGCCCTGGTCTCCAGTGCCGGCTAATGCATTTGAAGGAAATGAGGCCGGGATATGAAATCACTGATCCCACAGTATGGAATCGGTATTGAGTTACGCAAGAACTCACTAGTGGCCATTTTCGCGAAGCGGACGATGGGCAGCTTCCGCATTGTCGATCGTCTCGAACTTAAAAACATGTACTCAGACGGGCCGGTGATATGCGGGCAGGAATATACGGCATTTTTGCGTCGCCACGGTTTAAGGGCACCTTGGACGATTGTTTCAATTCCTCGCGAGACTGCTATCTTGCGCGATGTGAAACTTCCAGGGACAGTGGCCCATGAAGTGAAGTCAGTTATTGGGCTACAGCTTGAATCGCTTCATCCTTTTGCAGATGAAGATGTCGTGTGGGACTGCATGATTCCAACCAACGATGAGACTCA
This sequence is a window from Acidobacteriota bacterium. Protein-coding genes within it:
- a CDS encoding prepilin-type N-terminal cleavage/methylation domain-containing protein, with the protein product MNSMLRKPCVHRTVVATAGFTLIELLVSITVVGMLSTSMVMAWRVAASAFEKVSKLLEQDHRAGAVQQLIEGQIGDMVPVRPWLIYGRPEVFFQGERNYMRFVSRYSLGGRTRGWLVLAEYQLVEKNGITKLLFQETPIKSLEGLSQVVEVESVKSSGQAIHFKPIGGDSQAGLDKQNSPNRGWQLLIDNLDNSRLEYFVVENNLQAGRWIDTWTSGGDSLPRGVAIRLGTHGAGAGMLLKPVVAMVQNYERTVARLPLFLY
- a CDS encoding prepilin-type N-terminal cleavage/methylation domain-containing protein, producing the protein MKSLRAKASRQTHLKKAAMRGFTLLEVLVATAVLGTSIAAMFSLLAVSIGNTRKIEYSDRALMLGEAKLNEFLVGRGQGTGNLDTDELRLNETVEGRWDEKTRWKVRATRVEDGVSGPSRMAIPVRIDFDIYWRREDGWNEGKLSLETMQIWRDAPASGGK